Below is a genomic region from Desulfobacterales bacterium.
ACATATAATAAGTTATTATTTTCTTTGGCACTTACACTTGAAAGAGTATCTGCTGTAACTTTAATGTCAGCTTTTCCAAAAACCATATCAATACCAGCACCAACACTAAAATTTAGTAACCATAAGAGTTGTACTGAAGTAATCAATTCTATAGGGATAGTATAAGTAGATGTTTTGATATTCAATTTTGCAGAAGGGTCAACTTCTAACACGCTGTTAAGGCTGTAACCAATGCTTTGATTCGTTGATTGATCTACATAAATATCGCTATAGTATATTTTTTCAATTTGTTTGTCTAATTTTGGCGTAAATGAGATGTTAAATTTATTATAAAAAAATCCAGTTCCGATAGAAAAGCCTCTCCATTTTATTATATTCATCCCAAGATTACGGGGTTCAAGTAAGTTATAGTTAACTCCTATACCAAACGAATCTGCGTTAAGTTCTATATCACCCAAATCATCTGAAACATCTTCAATTTGATCATCAATTAAAGAATTAGCTCCACCGTATCTAAGAGAAAAGTAAAACTTATCTATTCCAAAAATTTTTCCATTCAAGCCTATATTTACATAACTAATAGCTCCGGCAAGACCACTGTATAAATCCCCTTCATCAACAATTTTATCGGAAAAGTTCTCATAATATTTTGAATCAATACTCGGAGCTTGTACTCCGAATAAAACACCTGTTGTAATGGCAAAAAGATCGTAATTTGCATAGCTATGATGACTTCCTGCTTGTACAGCATATGAATTAGCATTAGCAAATCCTCGTGCTAATTTTTTTTGGGTTCCATATTTGGCAAGTTCATCTTCTACCGCTTTTGTCAAATTATTAAAAGCACTTTGGATTGAATTTGAATAGTTTGGATCATTTAATAGTGTATTTATATAGATTTTAAAATTATTAATAGTTGTAGATGATATTGATGGATACATACTTTTAATTTTAGCCTCATCAACATTTACCGATACTTTTCCAGATATTCCTGTAACTTGAATGGCGTAAAGATTCGAAATAGTCAGAAAAAAAAATGTTAATAAGAAATACAAACAGGCAAGCATCTTGTTAATTCTTTCTTGCATATATTTTCTCCTTAATATTGGAATGAAAAATAACTAAACAATACTAAATTAAATAAAGAATTTTATTTTTTATCTTGTAAATCCTATCTAAAAAAATTATTTTTAGAAGTTCTTATAGCAAATGTCCACCTCTTATACAAATGTATAAATAGCTAAAACTTGATGATTCAATAATTTTAGCCTTAATAACCCTAATAAGCTTAACACCGTATTGCTGAAGTGGATAAACCCATGTAAACAGGAGATTCCGTTACTATGTGAAAATTTCATAGAGCGAATACTGGAGATTTATTATGAAGGCAAATGAAGTTTTAAAAGTATTAAGAATAACGAGAGGGACACTTACAACTTATTGTAAAAAGGGGTTTATCAAGTATTCAGTTCTACCGAATGGCAGATATATTTATGATGATGAATCGGTTTACACATTTTTAAATAAAAATAACACATT
It encodes:
- a CDS encoding IS607 family transposase; this translates as MKANEVLKVLRITRGTLTTYCKKGFIKYSVLPNGRYIYDDESVYTFLNKNNT